CTCTAGTTTTTAGATTCTCTTTTGTTGTGAGGACCAGTACATGGGGTAGAAGGTGAAATTCTGGCCCACTGTGGCATTGCTGAATCTGAACACTGACAGATATTATTGTAGGCTGTGTATGGTGTGATGTGTGGCGGTGTCTCTGTCTTTATAGTTTTCATGCTGTGTTTAGCAGGGAATAGTTAGTGGGAGGGATGGATTGGTGTCCAAGTGTGGGAAGAAGCAGTGTGGGCAAAACTGCGTGGGTGATGTCTCCTCATCCCACTGCTCCTTATACATGTGGCATATTTTCTAGAGCCAGGTTCAAGACTAAAATACTGTATTATTGGGAAAGTTTAGCCTAAGACTACATTGTCAAATTATAGAAAAGTCGTCCATAAGATTGCAGTGAAAATGAAGAGATGTACTGGTTATTCTAAGTGTTCCTATACTGTACCCTGGTGCGTTTGCTTCACCTCCTGCTCCAGGGTATGTTTGTTAATGTTGCCTGCTCTTGTGCTCCATCTTTACATGCTGAATCTTCGACGTAACCCAAGTAATGATTCAGTCATGATTCTATTAAGTAATACTTCCATTCAGTGAACATGGTTCTTATTATACTCTTATTGTGTCCTATCTGTCAGTGTCTTCAAGTCAGATCAAATTTGAAGTGAATCTTACTTACTGGCTTATAAAACCAACTGTCTTTCTCCTTCGCTCCTAGTGAACGGGACTCCAGCCAGCCAGCTGTCTACACTGAACTGTATGAAGTCACCCAGTCCTACTCCAGCCAGTCCAGGAAGCCTCAAGAAGGTGCGTACATGATCTCATACTCACATACACTTGTACTCCATCATACAACTTATTCTCAGTTATATCTGGCTTGATCCTAttttatgttcatgttcatCTCCAATTCttattagattatttattattatttattattagatgaTTAATTATTTTAGACAGCTTTCCGCATTCCAGCCCTTGGTAACACACTCCTTATGTGTTCTCAGGAGAAGGACATGGCAGGCACCAAACGTGCAGCCTaactccacacactcactcagaggGGAAATAGCAATGGGATACCTAGCAATGGGGAATCTCCTGAATGCtgtcacacactcttacactcatTTGGCCATCAGAGCCATGTGTGAAAGTCCAGCAGATTTGTTCGTGGAGACCAACCTCTGCCTTTTAGTAGTTTTGTAATGATGAAGTAGACACACTGTCTACTGGTGGTATTAAGAGTGTACAACTTGAACCTTGAATGAGCATGCAACTCAGTGGGAGTTGGGGTTTTACCGGCCACACTCATTTCTCTGTTCTGGGTGTAAATGGCTAATGATGTGTGTAACCACTTCGTAGGGTTCCAAATCCTGCTGCATCAGTTAATGAGGAGGCAGTAATAGTGTGTCCATGCTCAATCAAAACCCTTCACCAACCATGTAATTAActcattaatctctctctctctctctctcgctctctctctctctctctctctctctctatatatatatatatatatatatatatatatatatatatatatatatatatatagttcctTTAGTATCAAAAGCACTAATATTTTGCCCTTACTGTGTGTATAGATTTTCTATTGGAGGCTCAACCTGGCAATGTTTAGTCTTTTCATGTGGTGCCAGTATGTGGTGGTGTAAACAAAATTGAGTTATGTGTTAGATTGAAGGATGAATAAAAGACTTCTCTGACGTCTTGTGCTATAGGCTCAAAAGAGGCCATTGTTGATTCCACAGGGTGTCTGGAGCTCAGTCTTTCCTTGAGTTGCCTGTATATGGTAGAAAAAATTATCCTGGAGAATTTGTGGCACAGCTGCTACtcagtgataaaaacaaaacaacctaGTATCAGATTGTCCTGAAACTGAGCCAGTGTATTCCCTGAGATTGAGAAATCTATCTCAGGGAATACGCTCTCTATGCTCTCTCAGCTCACCCCACCCTGTTTCATATTCGCTGCACATATCCGCACCAGTCAGTGATCACTGAAAGAGTGCTTGAAGCAGGATGATCTCTCGTGCACTTTGATCTAAGGAGGATTGCTTTGCACTTCTTTCTGCTTGCCACCTCTCCAGAGGACCATTTTGAGTGGTCTGAAGATCGGCTCCAAGCAAGGCAGAATCTTGATGGCTTCACATCCATCTGCCATATAAGTAGGTCACATTATGATAAAAAGCTCCCATTTTGTGAATGGGGGTAAGGAAGACGCAAAGTGCTCCTGCATAATGCAATGCTGAGGCACTCCAGCACTGAATGTTCCTGTTTTCTCATTTGACAGACAGCCACTGAACTGAGCAAGCTGAAAATGGTAGGAAGAGCCTTAAATGTTGTGTGGCCTCTGGTATTTATGCTTAGTTTTAACATTCCTACTTGTTTGAAGAGTCtctgcttttttatttgaataacgTGTGGTTCTCTGCAAATGGACTCCAGTGCTTCTTTTTGTCGTTGCATACATTATGCACAGTACTGATTCTCCACATCTCCTCATTAGCTATACacatcagttttatttgttttgaccCAGCACTGAATTTATGCTTAGTACTGAACTATTTATATACATCTATTACGCCTGGGTGATCACTCTTTATAGTGCTAATATATATGAGAGATTGGACTGCACAGAAATTCCTGGCACTACTCAATCTCTCATACATGCACAAACGCTTTACACTTTTCTAGACACTGTCGATACTGAAAGCGACACCTTATGGTTGCTTGAAGACTAAGATCGGTTGAGAGATTTGGTCAGTTGTGTTTCATTGAATGTTAGGTGGCATCTGTGAAGTAGTATGTGAATACTGGTGGTTGTGGACTGAAAAGTGAAATAATTGGAGGAATTTGGAAAATAATTTGGAAGGgtggagagagggatgaagTGTAAGCTGTTACCACAGCAACATCAGATGAATGGAAGAATAGATATGTGAAGAAGAGTGGAGGGCAGAAGGGCAGGTAGTGTAGGATGGAGTGATACAGAGTAATGAAGGACTGATGCAATATGAGAACAAGAATATTAATGAATGGATATAATCTAATTCATGTaaaatagtgtttaaaaaaatctatggcTGGATTCTGCTTTTTGCACCAGTGTCGTTCTAGAAAAGAGTTTTCAGTTCAGTGCTTTCGTAGATGGTATAGTAGTATAGTGCTTAGTGTGACCTACTTTTCCAAATTACACAAGAGTGGCAACTGCTCTATATGCTAGgattgtgtgttttagtgtttcagTTTTTGGGGGTTTTCCTTCTCTCATATTTTTCTCCAATGCCCATTGGCTCCGTTTTCCTGGTGAAGCATTAATCCATGCACAGACCAACAATATGCACAATGTGTCTATAAAGTCAGGATATGTCTCAGTCTGGCAGGTGTCCCAGTCACAGCGATGTTCTGTCAGAAACAAAACAAGGTtttgggagagagagtgagagagacagagagagagagagaatgaggaggtTACTTTTTATGTGCAGTTCCATCCATAACCCTTCTTTTGTGTTCTCTTCATTCTGTCAGTCAAATCATAGCCTGGCTTTGTAAACCACGCTGTCTGTTGAGTTGCATGCTCTTCtcatttgtgtgcatgtttgcacATTTTCTTGTCATTCATTTCACAGTAATTGATTTTgaaaattttcatttgtttatttttaattaaaactttttttttggtgttttctaAAAATACATGTGTATCTGTCATCTGTGTATAAATGAAAGTTCATTTCATGCATGTTTTTATGGCTTTGTGAGTCATTCTTACAGTATCATGAGGAACATCACACTGCACACATGAGATAAGTGGTCATCTACTTCTCGCCCTCTTTTTCTCACAACTGAGTTACATGTGATGGCtgtgttcattttttccttctgctcattttgtgcatttttttttttatgtgtttccATTCTGTTAGTTCATTTATCCAATGTTTTCATTAGTATAGATATTTGGATTGTGTGCTGTTTCATCACTTacttcattgtgtgtgtgtgtgtgtgtgtgtgtgtgtgtgtgcgtgtgtacatGCAAATAAATCTTATTGAATAATTTGACATCACTGTGTGAGAACAAGCTGAATATATTAAACAGAATGCACACATTGTGTTGTATATTTGATTATACTGTGAGTGTTTTAGGTGTGTGAGTTGGTCTAGTCCAGCCTTTGCTGTTCCCCATGTGCTTTTCCCAGAGCACACAGGGAAATTACCCAGTACAGTGTTATTGTAGCTATTGCAAGTATTGTGGTTTATCCTAAAAACTGAATTGCCAACAATCACCAAATTTGTCATATCcaataaaataatcacataaatgttttttttttcattgttgttagggtaaaataatgaatgttGCTGAGTATAAGTAAGattctggctgtaattcttgCGGAGGTCTGCTATAAACAGTATACTCATAGATGCAAATAATGGATTTATGGATTAATGGATGTTCTGCctggattaaaataaataatctctgGATTCAGgaagagaaatgaagaaacaaaGACAAGCATCAAGGCTTTGTGTTCTTCTGTCCTTTGTTTCTGAACTGTATTGTTGTAAAGTCTGAACTTTAATGTGAAACTGACGTGGAGTAAGgaatattattggaaaataaacgTCAGGGTGATTATTcagggttgattattttccaatagcggcacatcccgaagtgttttattcttcttataccacaacaattagGCAAAGTGAACATGTATctatttgtaattatatttaatgttgtggaacatccttgAAACAACTTAGTTATGTTACCATTTATAACAATCGCCCCTCTTTTTTCAAAACAACTTCtgaatcagaatcgagaatccagcagcactgtggtataaatttttAGCAGATTCTTTGTGAACTATactgttaattaaaatataagtaaAGGAAGTATCACTTGGAATGGGATCAGTGGGTTCTTTCATAACTGTCTCCAGAGGCACAGGAAATCATCATATTTGGCAATCTGAGAGGAAACAGGAAATTGTTTTGTATGGGCATgcactctgtctcacacacacagattattactattactgttGCTCACTCTGACAGACCTgcagtttccatggcaacagagTTGTGGCCTGCGATCTCAATGAAATGTTACAGCATTCAATATTAAgagcagctcacacacacacacacacacacacacatgttcatgtgCATCCAAAGTTGTTTTGAGACTTTACTTGTCCTACTTTAATTAAGCAACACACAAATCAACAGTAAAAAACACAGCTTAGGCAGTGATTAGACTCGGTAGACTCTCCCTTTGGGTTTACACTTTAATTTCACTTAGCCACCTTCTTTCtcctctcgctttctctctctccctctctctttctctctctctcacacacacacacacacacacacatacacacttcgCATATCTCTCAGGGCCCAACCTGGTCACTGCCCCTCCACATATTATCCAGTCCCAACCCTGTGGTTCTCCAAGCAGTCACATGAGTCTAGCATGGTGCATTTCTAATAATTCAGCATTGACCCAATGGGTCCCAGAACTCCGAGCTGAAAAAACAGTTTGCATCCACTGTGCTCTCTTGTTCTCAGTTTCTTTCTAGCTCACTCACTGCTGTCATGCCAACCAGCCACTGGGTCACCCAATGGTTTTGCCTCAGCACAGTGTTTCTGCACAGTGAGTCTTAGATTTAAAGGTGAGAATAGCTATGGTGTCACAGGGGTAGGAACCACAGACATAATTAAGAGGAGGAAATAACTGTAAAGATATTGAGGTGAAACAGCTGCCTGCAATGTGCTTTAGACATTAAACCTGCCAAATATATCATCACTCATGTCATTTTCCCATTTTCCAACACCAGTTGTGATAAAGTGCATGTAGGTGATCTCCACTGCTCTGCTTCTCTCAGGGCTCTGAAGAGAATGGCTCTTCCACCTCGCTGGCCTCCACCAAGGTCTGCAGCCTGGATGAGGGTGATGGTGCTGCCAGTGATGGTACGAGGCTTTGACATCCTGCATCATTTGTACACATCACTGTTCACaaataatacatattaaaacCATTCAGCATTCTAACTgagataaaaaacaaaagcactgaATTCTTTAACAAAGCGTAATTTGATCTGTTGTATAAAATAGAGCTTTTATTTTGTCATCTTTTCTTAACTTGGACACATACATGTACAGTTCTTTCAGCCGTGCAGTGACAGTATGGTTTAAGGGCAGACATTTCAGAATTTGCAACCCTATGATATGCGATCACCATGCCATGAAGGGTGCTTATGATTTAGACATAATGCCTccatataaaatgaataaagtttATGAATCTTCATGTGTCTGGTTATCCTCTGATTAGCTGACCCTGTGGAGGAGAGCACAGCTCCTGCAGTCCCGGCCTCCATCTCTGACCGCTACACAGTAGGCCGAATGATCGGCGATGGCAACTTTGCAGTAGTGCATGAGTGTGTGGAGCGCTCTACTGGCCGGGCCTACGCGCTCAAGATCATCAATAAAGGCAAATGCAGAGGAAAAGTGAGTAGAGCACAGTGAAAATCTCTACTCATTGTTTTCACAGAGGTGCTGTGCTAAAGTCCTAATCATAAGGATGCTTCATGTACAATATTCACAAGCAGTAAGTCAAAACAACTTATTCCCCTCTGATCTGGCCATCATGATGCCTTGACTGAAATTCCTTCCTAGACATTTAGATATTTGTTCCTCTGATCTCATCTCTTCTTCAAAGTTGATGATCAAGCTTTAATAATGGGTTGCTTTTCTTTGTGCGCCCTCTCCCAGGAGCAAATGATCCAGAACGAGGTGGCTATTCTGCGGAGAGTTAAACATCCCAACATTGTGCTGCTGATTGAGGAGATGGACACATACAGCGAGCTCTACCTTGTCATGGAGCTTGTCAAGGTGTGCACACTATATGATGCATACCTTTTAGTGGAAAGTAAAGAATCAATTCACAAGTAACATGTCAGATGTGATCTTGCATGTAACACTATGCTCTGCTCAACGTATTTCTCAACATATACACAAATGTAGCAATTTAGGACAACAAAAAGGCTATACAGTAACCTTTACTCAGTCGAAATGCTAGTCTCGACAAATTTAGAGAAACAGGACAGAAAGGAGCACACAGATTTTGGAGGGCCTTTTGTGTTTGATGTCTCGTTTCACTGGTCCTTACAGTACAGCTGGCTCAGTCCAGCGCAGCTCTATATAAAGCTGCTGCTCCACTTAGCCTTCTCTGTGAGGGGATTTCAGCAAACCAGGCCACTGTAAACTTTCTGCTTATGTTATTTATCAACAGCAAACTGATGTGAAGTACAAACTAATGAACTAATGACCTTGATATGTGTGTAATTAATAGGCTTTTGAATTATGATTGATTAAAAAGGGTGGACGGTTTGCCGTTGGTCTGAAACTTTGCAGGTATTTATTGTGCTTTTGTGTCTTGCTTGTCCACAGGGGGGCGACCTCTTTGATGCTATTACCTCTGCGACCAGATACACAGAGCGGGATGCCAGTGGCATGCTCTATAACCTGGCCAACGCCATTAAATATCTACACAGCCTTAACATTGTCCATAGAGACATcaaaccagagaaccttttgGTAAGAGGATCATTTGAACCTTACTTTTTGTGGTATTATACATCCAGTCATGCATTTATTACAGCATTCAATTAACTATTAATTGGAAAGGTAATTGAACATGTGATCCTTTCGTTTACTGCCAAATTAGACTTCAACCTCAACATAAGTCATTTATAATCATGATTATACAACATTATACATGGTGGTGAGCTGTATGAGCCTCAAACTTTCAAAAGTGttattcagaaagaaagaaaaaaagaaagatagatagatagatagatagatagatgtgggGGAAAGTAAGTGAATGAATTAATAGTTGAatagatgagtgaatgaattaaagaaaggaataaagaaaTGCAGAAAAGCAGGTGGATGACTCTTTGACAGTCACTGTTGTccttcctctctccttctcctggAGTCTGAGTGTATGATCTCACTGTCACAGGGGAGGAAGTGAGACATGACTCACAAACTGACAGTCATACTGCACTCTGCGCAAAGATTAAATCGCTTCAAACACATGTCACTCTGACACagaatcagtgtgtgagtgtgtgtaccaTGGCTTCAGCACCCGACGATGATTAAGAGAGGCCATTTTCTAACACAATGATTAGCATGGCTTAGCTTTTGTTATATAAAAGAGCAGAGAAAGTGGGATGTGTTAGTGGCAGCAGTCTGTCTTTCTACTTTAGCATAAATGAAACTCGGGCTACATGCAAAAGCACATACTAGTGCACTAAACAAATAGACATGAAAAAGGAGGGAGTTTGAAGGagtattttaacaatttataagATTGTTTATAAGATATAACATTTGAATATCCCCTCAGATGGCGTGTGTGTTGAAGTTACATTCCTGTTTGAAGTAGTTCATTGGAAATGGTGGAAGTGTGAAACCTGCCCGTTCTAAAAGCTCTGTGTTGTTCTCATTCAGGTGTATGAGCACCAGGACGGCAGTAAGTCTCTAAAGCTGGGAGACTTTGGCTTGGCTACAGTAGTAGATGGGCCGCTCTACACCGTCTGTGGGACTCCCACTTATGTAGCACCTGAAATTATTGCAGAGACCGGGTGAGACTCTGCTCATTGATAACACTTCTCATGTCTGAGCTTAGGCTTTggttttaaaaatctaaaaaaagcattttgaagATTTAGACATTTAAACTACATTTACTATATTACAAGCAAAATTACTTAAATGTCTTAAATGGCCTATTAAATGGCCAActcactgtatttatttatttcattgtgttgtgtttactgtttaaatCTTGTGATAATTTGCTTTATcattaatttgtattaatttaattacaattgTATTCATTTGTCcttttaatttgatttgttttattgcatattttaatacagttttgtgcaatatttttatacaatatatttatatattacaattctatattatattaatttatatgttttatattagtatgttttttttaccaagtgaaataatgaataaataaaagggactttataatatatttatacactatatgggcaaaagtttgcagacagctgaccgtcacacccatattttgaacatcccattccagatttaaacccccctttgctgctatagtaacctccactcttctgggaaggctttccgctagattttggCTGTGGAGATTGTGTGCCCATTCTGCCACAGAGGCATTAGTGAAGACAGGCAGTGacgttgggtgaggaggcctggcacacTGTCAGCCTTATCatttcatctcaaaggtgttcagtggggttgaggtcaggactctgtgcagggctcttgagttcttccactctaaccttggcaaaccctGCCTTCATgcacctcactttgtgcacaggggcattgtcatgctggatcaAGTTTGGGCCCTTTCGTTCCAGTgaatgaaattgtaatgctacagcatataaagacattctatataattgtgtgcttccaactttgtggcaacagtgtggggaagaaccacatatgggtgtgatggtcaggtgtccacatacttttggctgtatagtgtagcATATTTAGCCATACAGCACTATTATCTCCTTTTAGACtgagctcttcttcttctctcactAGCTATGGCCTTAAGGTAGATATTTGGGCAGCTGGAGTTATCACATACATCCTACTGTGTGGCTTCCCACCGTTCCGAGGGTGAGTTTCTAGTGTGTTGTTTTATATTGAAGCAATTATGAATTCttcattatattgttttatactCTCAGGACTGagagtttaattatttataacctCAAGATCAATTTACTGATTATGCTTGACATGCACAAGGCACAATATCGTCACCTTTTACACAAACTTATTGAAATGCCTGaatgtgtacagagtggtgtgtccATTCAAACCAAGCTTAGAGCATGTGCTAAATGTGCTGCATTGCTGGTTATCTGAATTATTTTGGATGCCatttaagtttcagctgatttGTGGGCCCTCTGTTTCACAGAattatgtgtgatgtgtgctaGCCAGTGTAGGAAGTGTCATAGACATGAGTTATGCAAGACAGCAGGAGCAGCACAGCCCCCTTATGCTCACTGGATACACTACAAttcactttttcctttttaactgTGCTTTTCTGCAATTTGTCTCTTTTTTGGCAGGAGTGCCGATGACCAGGAGGCACTGTTTGACCAGATTCTGCTGGGTCAGTTAGAATTCCCTCTCCCATACTGGGACAATGTGTCAGACTCAGCCAAGGTGTGTGATGGAAAACATTCACTTCCATCAGTCAATCACTTTTAATTTTTGGGACTTGGTGTAAATGTGTCTATCGCTTTTAAGACAAGTTGTAAAAGGGCTTCCATCAAACATGCAATGCTGCATGGAACAGTTGTGACACCTTCTGAATTGTTGTTCAAACATCTCAACAACCTGCAAAATGTTTTAGGTAAGCACTGAccatctttgtgtgtgtgtgtgtgtgtgtgtgtgtgtgtgtgtgtgtgtgtgtgtgtgtgtgtgtgtgtatgcaggagCTGATTATATCCATGCTGCAGGTGGAAGTGGATCAGAGATACACAGCTCTGCAGGTGCTGGAACACCCCTGGGTCACTGTGAGTATCTCATGATGATGCCACTCTATAGAAAAATACAACCAGTACCTTTAATAATGCTAAATAACATTTACCTGAGTTACCTCCATATAGTTTACATACATTATAAATCAATCAGTGAATAACATACATTAGATCAGAGATGTCATTATACCTTTTGTGCCAAATGTGAAAAATCTACAACTTAAAATCACACTGACTTGTTCATTAATTTCCTTCGTAACTCAGTCAGTCACACTAGTAAAGTATCAAGTATCTTTTGTTTGCACaatataaaattgtatattACATGCACAGGATGATGGTTTGTCAGAGAACGAGCACCAGCTGTCAGTGGCAGGAAAGATCAAGAAGCACTTTAACACAAGCCCCAGGCCCAGCGACACCACATCAGAACTGAACGTCATCACGGTGAGTCTCATCAGCTCTATGACTTGAAACAGTTATATGATTATATCACATTATGTGTACCAGTAATTATGCCACAGCAGTGTTCCCGATTCTCAGAAGAGagctaattaattttctataacagcaatcctgacagtagttcctgctgtaactcaaatcacatgttcatattaatgtgtttattctaaTACTTTACTGTTCCCTATAGTAGCTCATTAAGAGGGACGATGGAGTATGTGCCACGTAAtctaagattattaaaaaataaattcaaaacatatataattattcatatggtgaagctttctgtaaagagatgtttatttaacatccaGCATtaactttgtaacagttagtatGTTTTCCGCCACAGGCAAGTCTTCAggatggttagggttagggttagggttagcactttacgctttccagtttcttggcaacatgacaagcttttttgtattattaacatcaagagaaaataaaaaagaggctgatgaggaaatgactgttcatagctgtCATAGCAGCTGatgatacaaaaataaataaatgataacatTCCCTGCCATATTATCtgtcatttacaaataaatgcagtaaaagTGCATTAGGGAAATGAGTTTACTACATACTTCTACTATAGCAGGATGTGTAATACATTGTGCTatttgtatagtgtatattgtacATCTTCATTTCAGTGGCAAGAACAtatatttaactataaatatatataaatataaaataaaagccacGTCGTAAGACTATGTTCAGTTTtgggtgttgtgtgtgagggtgtTGTGTTGAGTTGTACTGGTTTCTCTCTGTATAGCTCAACCATGACTTTGGCATCCAGAGATCAGGGTCGCTGGACTTCTATCAGCACCCAGGAA
This is a stretch of genomic DNA from Pangasianodon hypophthalmus isolate fPanHyp1 chromosome 17, fPanHyp1.pri, whole genome shotgun sequence. It encodes these proteins:
- the dclk1a gene encoding serine/threonine-protein kinase DCLK1a isoform X2 encodes the protein MLQYEVNGTPASQLSTLNCMKSPSPTPASPGSLKKGSEENGSSTSLASTKVCSLDEGDGAASDADPVEESTAPAVPASISDRYTVGRMIGDGNFAVVHECVERSTGRAYALKIINKGKCRGKEQMIQNEVAILRRVKHPNIVLLIEEMDTYSELYLVMELVKGGDLFDAITSATRYTERDASGMLYNLANAIKYLHSLNIVHRDIKPENLLVYEHQDGSKSLKLGDFGLATVVDGPLYTVCGTPTYVAPEIIAETGYGLKVDIWAAGVITYILLCGFPPFRGSADDQEALFDQILLGQLEFPLPYWDNVSDSAKELIISMLQVEVDQRYTALQVLEHPWVTDDGLSENEHQLSVAGKIKKHFNTSPRPSDTTSELNVITLNHDFGIQRSGSLDFYQHPGMYWLRPPLLIRRGRFSDEDATRM
- the dclk1a gene encoding serine/threonine-protein kinase DCLK1a isoform X1, with the translated sequence MDEHFDARDKVERKDRGGSRANGVPSPAHSAHCSLYRTRTLKALSSEKRAKKVRFYRNGDRYFPGLVCAVSSERFRTLDALLAELTRALTDNVHLPQGVRVIYVIDGSRKITSIDQLREGESYVCGSIEAFKKLDYVKNINPNWSVNVKASASTRCLPSLSSSKLGPHESKESKDFIRPKLVTIIRSGVKPRKAVRILLNKKTAHSFEHVLTDITDAIKLDSGVVKRIYTVEGKQVTCLQDFFGDEDIFIACGPEKFRYRDDFLLDESECRLMKLSSYGKSLLNRASPRNVTPARRSKSPSVNGTPASQLSTLNCMKSPSPTPASPGSLKKGSEENGSSTSLASTKVCSLDEGDGAASDADPVEESTAPAVPASISDRYTVGRMIGDGNFAVVHECVERSTGRAYALKIINKGKCRGKEQMIQNEVAILRRVKHPNIVLLIEEMDTYSELYLVMELVKGGDLFDAITSATRYTERDASGMLYNLANAIKYLHSLNIVHRDIKPENLLVYEHQDGSKSLKLGDFGLATVVDGPLYTVCGTPTYVAPEIIAETGYGLKVDIWAAGVITYILLCGFPPFRGSADDQEALFDQILLGQLEFPLPYWDNVSDSAKELIISMLQVEVDQRYTALQVLEHPWVTDDGLSENEHQLSVAGKIKKHFNTSPRPSDTTSELNVITLNHDFGIQRSGSLDFYQHPGMYWLRPPLLIRRGRFSDEDATRM